The Streptomyces sp. NBC_01268 genome window below encodes:
- a CDS encoding GNAT family N-acetyltransferase, with protein MDDLRIRAAVAADLDAVLAFWKTAAEGTSISDDRAGVARLVERDPEALLLAERGGELAGTVIAGFDGWRCHLYRLAVHPDHRRRGVGGALLAAAEERFVRLGGRRADAMVLDQNERGQAAWRAAEYGPQEQWTRWVKPLAITSGR; from the coding sequence ATGGACGATCTTCGGATACGGGCCGCCGTGGCGGCCGACCTCGACGCCGTGCTCGCCTTCTGGAAGACCGCCGCGGAGGGCACGAGCATCAGCGACGACCGCGCGGGCGTGGCGCGGCTCGTCGAGCGGGACCCCGAGGCGCTGCTGCTCGCCGAGCGGGGCGGGGAGCTGGCGGGGACGGTGATCGCGGGGTTCGACGGCTGGCGGTGTCACCTCTACCGGCTCGCCGTCCACCCGGACCACCGCCGCCGGGGCGTGGGCGGCGCGCTGCTCGCCGCGGCCGAGGAGCGTTTCGTACGGCTCGGCGGCCGGCGCGCGGACGCGATGGTGCTGGACCAGAACGAGCGGGGGCAGGCCGCGTGGCGGGCGGCGGAGTACGGGCCGCAGGAGCAGTGGACCCGCTGGGTGAAGCCGCTCGCGATCACCTCCGGTCGCTGA
- a CDS encoding hemolysin family protein yields MTEVLLLFVALLLALACGAFVAAEFSLTTVERGELEAAVERGDRGAAGALKAVKSLTFQLSGAQLGITVTNLVVGMLSEPSIAKLLQGPVEALGLSPAVASSVALVIGTALSTVVLMVVGELVPKNWAISSPLAVAKVVATPQRIFTAAFKPLISHLNNTANRILRRLGMEPTEELASARSPKELVALARHSAKEGALEADTAELFVRTLNLAELTAENVMTPRVQVTALDVQATAEDVANATRATGLSRFPVYRGSLDSVVGIAHIKDVLAIPAEERPRRRIGDMLREPLLVPESLTVDRLLDRLSGKQTMAVVIDEYGGTAGVATLEDIVEEVVGEVRDEHDPHETPDLAPAGEDADGRALWSADGAARTDQLETIGLKAPQGPYETLAGVLATELGRIPAVGDTVELAGWRLDVVDASGRRAARVLLHAPLPGTGEDTHEEAGR; encoded by the coding sequence GTGACCGAGGTACTGCTCCTTTTCGTGGCGCTGCTGCTCGCACTCGCCTGTGGCGCCTTCGTCGCGGCGGAGTTCTCGCTGACCACCGTCGAGCGCGGCGAGCTCGAAGCCGCCGTCGAGCGCGGCGATCGGGGCGCCGCCGGCGCCCTCAAGGCCGTCAAGTCGCTGACCTTCCAGCTCTCCGGCGCGCAGCTCGGCATCACCGTGACCAACCTGGTCGTCGGCATGCTCTCCGAGCCGTCGATCGCCAAGCTGCTCCAAGGCCCGGTCGAGGCCCTCGGCCTCTCCCCCGCGGTCGCCTCCTCGGTGGCCCTGGTCATCGGCACCGCCCTGTCGACCGTCGTCCTGATGGTCGTCGGCGAGCTGGTCCCCAAGAACTGGGCGATCTCCTCGCCGCTCGCGGTCGCCAAGGTGGTGGCCACCCCGCAGCGGATCTTCACCGCCGCGTTCAAGCCGCTGATCAGCCACCTCAACAACACCGCCAACCGCATCCTGCGCCGGCTCGGCATGGAGCCGACCGAGGAGCTGGCCTCGGCCCGCTCCCCGAAGGAGCTGGTGGCCCTGGCGCGCCACTCCGCCAAGGAGGGCGCCCTGGAGGCGGACACCGCGGAGCTGTTCGTCCGCACCCTCAACCTCGCCGAGCTGACCGCGGAGAACGTCATGACCCCGCGCGTCCAGGTCACCGCCCTGGACGTGCAGGCCACGGCCGAGGACGTCGCCAACGCGACCCGCGCGACCGGTCTCAGCCGCTTCCCCGTGTACCGGGGCAGCCTCGACTCGGTCGTCGGCATCGCCCACATCAAGGACGTCCTCGCCATACCCGCCGAAGAGCGCCCGCGCCGCCGCATCGGCGACATGCTGCGGGAGCCGCTCCTGGTGCCCGAGAGCCTGACCGTGGACCGGCTGCTCGACCGCCTCTCCGGCAAGCAGACGATGGCCGTCGTCATCGACGAGTACGGCGGCACGGCCGGCGTCGCGACCCTGGAGGACATCGTCGAGGAGGTCGTCGGCGAGGTGCGGGACGAGCACGACCCGCACGAGACCCCCGACCTGGCACCGGCGGGCGAGGACGCCGACGGCCGCGCGCTGTGGTCGGCCGACGGCGCGGCACGCACCGACCAGCTGGAGACCATCGGCCTGAAGGCGCCGCAGGGCCCGTACGAGACCCTGGCCGGCGTCCTGGCCACCGAGCTCGGCCGGATCCCGGCCGTCGGGGACACCGTGGAGCTCGCCGGCTGGCGGCTCGACGTGGTCGACGCCTCCGGGCGGCGGGCGGCGCGCGTGCTCCTGCACGCCCCGCTCCCCGGCACCGGTGAGGACACGCACGAGGAGGCGGGCCGATGA
- a CDS encoding hemolysin family protein produces the protein MIAIQLLIGFATLVVNAFFVGAEFALISVRRSQIEPLAEAGDRRARSVIWGLEHVSALLAAAQLGITLCTLVLGIVAEPAIAHLLEPVFDAVGVPHGLVHPISFVIALSVATYLHMLLGEMVPKNIALAEPTRSALALGPPLVAVARALRPVIFAINAFANAILKLLRVETKDEVSATFSDDELARMVTDAGDAGLLDDRAAERLHDALELGRRPVQDVVMPVEKVVYARVGTTPEELEALSARSGYSRFPVVDSERRILGYLHVKDALDITPRDLPFPVTALRPIARVRAATPLDDVLTAMRRSRTHLAAVVDEDGRPAGLVTMEDVLRELVGRPSGS, from the coding sequence ATGATCGCGATCCAGCTGCTGATCGGCTTCGCGACCCTGGTCGTCAACGCCTTCTTCGTCGGCGCCGAGTTCGCCCTGATCTCCGTGCGCCGCAGTCAGATCGAGCCGCTCGCGGAGGCCGGGGACCGCCGGGCCCGCAGCGTCATCTGGGGCCTGGAGCACGTCTCCGCGCTGCTCGCGGCGGCCCAGCTCGGCATCACGCTGTGCACCCTGGTCCTCGGCATCGTGGCCGAACCGGCCATCGCGCACCTCCTGGAGCCGGTCTTCGACGCCGTGGGCGTCCCGCACGGCCTCGTGCACCCGATCTCGTTCGTGATCGCGCTGTCGGTCGCCACCTACCTGCACATGCTGCTGGGCGAGATGGTCCCGAAGAACATCGCGCTGGCCGAACCGACCCGCTCGGCGCTGGCGCTCGGCCCGCCGCTGGTGGCCGTGGCGCGCGCGCTTCGCCCGGTGATCTTCGCGATCAACGCGTTCGCCAACGCGATCCTGAAGCTGCTGCGGGTGGAGACGAAGGACGAGGTCTCGGCCACGTTCTCCGACGACGAGCTGGCCCGGATGGTCACCGACGCCGGTGACGCCGGCCTGCTCGACGACCGCGCCGCGGAGCGCCTGCACGACGCCCTGGAACTGGGCAGGCGCCCGGTCCAGGACGTCGTGATGCCGGTGGAGAAGGTCGTGTACGCGCGGGTGGGCACGACCCCGGAGGAGCTGGAGGCGCTGTCGGCGCGGTCCGGGTACTCCCGCTTCCCGGTGGTCGACTCGGAGCGTCGCATCCTGGGCTACCTGCACGTGAAGGACGCCCTGGACATCACCCCGCGCGACCTGCCCTTCCCGGTGACGGCGCTGCGTCCGATCGCCCGGGTGCGGGCGGCCACTCCGCTGGACGACGTCCTGACGGCGATGCGGCGCAGCCGGACCCACCTGGCCGCGGTCGTCGACGAGGACGGCCGGCCGGCCGGTCTGGTGACGATGGAGGACGTGCTGCGCGAACTGGTCGGACGCCCCTCGGGGTCGTGA
- a CDS encoding maleylpyruvate isomerase N-terminal domain-containing protein, with product MSEALLSALAEAVADLATANDPVAGGPGLAGTARLLDALPAADRRTLDRLFRDAALRQPPGPRRERLLTVPAGLGLPGDGHAARCDLTASYVESFVTLVRDADPATPVPSCPGWSLADLVRHHGTTHRWTEHLVRTRATERVRAGDVPLDLPADPARYPDWLAASAQSALRVLREAEPDTPTWSHGSDPHVRFFPRRLLFEAVVHLADAELALGREPAPVDPATAVDGIEEFLENLPYFSWVAEPVAQLGRDGASLRLTATDTGAAWTVVLGGGGFAWRRGAEGEPTAGVGGTAADLLLLVHGRHAADDTRFTRSGDRTLLDAWITATAL from the coding sequence ATGAGCGAGGCGCTGCTGAGCGCGCTGGCCGAGGCCGTGGCCGACCTGGCCACGGCGAACGACCCCGTCGCGGGCGGGCCGGGGCTCGCGGGCACCGCGCGGCTCCTGGACGCGCTTCCCGCCGCCGACCGGCGGACCCTCGACCGCCTGTTCCGCGACGCCGCCCTGCGGCAGCCGCCCGGCCCCCGCCGCGAGCGGCTGCTGACGGTCCCGGCGGGCCTCGGCCTTCCGGGCGACGGGCACGCCGCCCGCTGCGATCTGACCGCCTCGTACGTCGAGAGCTTCGTCACGCTCGTCCGCGACGCCGACCCCGCCACGCCCGTGCCGAGCTGCCCCGGCTGGAGCCTCGCCGATCTCGTGCGGCACCACGGCACGACCCACCGCTGGACGGAACACCTGGTGCGCACCCGGGCGACCGAACGGGTCCGGGCCGGGGACGTGCCGCTCGACCTTCCGGCGGACCCGGCCCGCTACCCGGACTGGCTCGCCGCGAGCGCGCAGAGCGCCCTGCGGGTGCTGCGGGAGGCCGAGCCGGACACCCCGACGTGGTCGCACGGCAGCGACCCGCACGTACGGTTCTTCCCGCGCCGGCTGCTCTTCGAGGCGGTCGTCCACCTCGCCGACGCCGAGCTGGCCCTCGGCCGGGAGCCCGCGCCGGTCGATCCGGCGACGGCCGTCGACGGCATCGAGGAGTTCCTGGAGAACCTCCCGTACTTCTCCTGGGTCGCCGAACCCGTCGCCCAGCTCGGCCGGGACGGCGCGAGCCTCCGGCTGACCGCGACCGACACCGGCGCCGCCTGGACGGTCGTCCTCGGCGGCGGCGGATTCGCCTGGCGGCGCGGCGCCGAGGGCGAACCGACCGCGGGCGTCGGGGGCACCGCCGCCGACCTCCTGCTGCTCGTCCACGGGCGGCACGCGGCCGACGACACCCGCTTCACCCGCTCCGGCGACCGCACGCTCCTCGACGCCTGGATCACGGCGACCGCGCTGTAG
- a CDS encoding SGNH/GDSL hydrolase family protein: MEINATYTSLVAVGDSFTEGMSDRRPDGSYRGWADVLAGRLAARTPGFRYANLAVRGKLIGQIVDEQIDTAAAMKADVVTLVGGLNDTLRPTCDMGRVRGLLGEAVERLAPSCGQLVLMRSPGRNGPVMERFRPRMEELFGYVDELAARHGALVVDLYGTPVLGDPRLWDVDRLHLTADGHRRVAEAVWQTLGLAPEEDWRTPLPAAVPPGWAARRIADARFARQHLAPWIGRRLTGRSSGDGRAPKRPELLPYDVTPVS; this comes from the coding sequence ATGGAGATCAATGCCACGTACACCAGTCTCGTCGCCGTGGGCGACAGCTTCACCGAGGGTATGTCGGACCGGAGGCCCGACGGTTCCTACCGCGGCTGGGCCGACGTCCTGGCGGGCCGGCTGGCCGCCCGCACGCCCGGCTTCCGCTACGCGAACCTGGCCGTGCGCGGCAAGCTGATCGGCCAGATCGTCGACGAGCAGATCGACACGGCGGCCGCGATGAAGGCCGACGTCGTGACGCTCGTCGGCGGGCTCAACGACACCCTGCGGCCCACGTGCGACATGGGCCGGGTGCGCGGCCTGCTCGGCGAGGCCGTGGAGCGGCTCGCCCCGTCCTGCGGACAGCTGGTCCTGATGCGCAGCCCCGGCCGCAACGGCCCGGTCATGGAGCGCTTCCGCCCCCGCATGGAGGAGCTCTTCGGGTACGTGGACGAGCTCGCCGCCCGGCACGGCGCCCTGGTGGTCGACCTCTACGGCACCCCGGTGCTGGGCGACCCCCGGCTGTGGGACGTGGACCGGCTCCACCTCACGGCCGACGGGCACCGCCGGGTCGCGGAGGCGGTCTGGCAGACCCTGGGCCTGGCGCCCGAGGAGGACTGGCGGACCCCGCTGCCGGCGGCCGTCCCGCCGGGCTGGGCCGCCCGCCGGATCGCCGACGCCCGCTTCGCCAGGCAGCACCTGGCCCCCTGGATCGGACGCCGCCTCACCGGCCGCTCCTCCGGCGACGGGCGCGCCCCGAAGCGCCCGGAGCTGCTGCCGTACGACGTGACGCCCGTCTCGTAG
- the purB gene encoding adenylosuccinate lyase produces MTAVTAKPRIPNVLAGRYASAELAVLWSPEQKVKLERQLWLAVLRAQKDLGIEVPDAALTDYERVLDQVDLASIAEREKVTRHDVKARIEEFNALAGHEHVHKGMTSRDLTENVEQLQIRLSLELMRDRTVAVLARLGKLSAEYAELVMAGRSHNVAAQATTLGKRFATAADELLAAYARLEDLLGRYPLRGIKGPVGTAQDMLDLLGGDASKLADLEQRIAGHLGFAHAFTSVGQVYPRSLDYDVVTTLVQLAAAPSSIAKTIRLMAGHELVTEGFKPGQVGSSAMPHKMNTRSCERVNGLMVILRGYASMTGELAGDQWNEGDVSCSVVRRVALPDAFFAFDGLLETFLTVLDEFGAFPAVVARELDRYLPFLATTKVLMGAVRAGVGREVAHEAIKENAVASALAMREQGAERNELLDKLAADDRIPLDRAQLDALMADKLSFTGAAADQVAVVVSRIEEIAKQYPEAAGYTPGSIL; encoded by the coding sequence GTGACAGCTGTGACTGCGAAGCCCCGCATCCCCAACGTCCTGGCCGGCCGCTACGCCTCCGCGGAGCTCGCCGTCCTCTGGTCCCCCGAGCAGAAGGTGAAGCTGGAGCGCCAGCTGTGGCTGGCCGTGCTGCGTGCCCAGAAGGACCTCGGGATCGAGGTTCCGGACGCGGCGCTCACCGACTACGAGCGCGTCCTCGACCAGGTCGACCTCGCCTCCATCGCGGAGCGCGAGAAGGTCACCCGGCACGACGTGAAGGCCCGCATCGAGGAGTTCAACGCCCTCGCCGGCCACGAGCACGTCCACAAGGGCATGACCTCGCGCGACCTCACGGAGAACGTCGAGCAGCTCCAGATCCGGCTCTCCCTGGAACTGATGCGCGACCGCACCGTGGCCGTCCTCGCCCGGCTCGGCAAGCTGTCCGCGGAGTACGCGGAGCTGGTCATGGCGGGCCGCTCGCACAACGTCGCCGCCCAGGCCACCACCCTCGGCAAGCGTTTCGCGACCGCCGCGGACGAGCTGCTCGCGGCCTACGCGCGCCTGGAGGACCTCCTCGGCCGCTACCCGCTGCGCGGCATCAAGGGCCCGGTCGGCACCGCCCAGGACATGCTCGACCTGCTCGGCGGCGACGCCTCGAAGCTGGCCGACCTGGAGCAGCGGATCGCCGGTCACCTCGGCTTCGCGCACGCCTTCACCTCGGTCGGCCAGGTCTACCCGCGCTCGCTCGACTACGACGTGGTCACCACCCTGGTGCAGCTGGCCGCCGCCCCGTCGTCGATCGCCAAGACGATCCGCCTGATGGCGGGCCACGAGCTCGTGACCGAGGGCTTCAAGCCCGGCCAGGTCGGCTCGTCGGCGATGCCGCACAAGATGAACACCCGCTCCTGCGAGCGCGTCAACGGCCTGATGGTCATCCTGCGCGGCTACGCGTCGATGACCGGCGAGCTGGCCGGCGACCAGTGGAACGAGGGCGACGTCTCCTGCTCGGTGGTGCGCCGGGTGGCCCTGCCGGACGCGTTCTTCGCCTTCGACGGTCTGCTGGAGACCTTCCTCACCGTCCTGGACGAGTTCGGCGCCTTCCCGGCGGTCGTCGCCCGCGAGCTGGACCGCTACCTGCCCTTCCTGGCCACCACCAAGGTCCTCATGGGCGCCGTGCGCGCCGGTGTGGGCCGCGAGGTGGCCCACGAGGCCATCAAGGAGAACGCCGTCGCCTCCGCCCTCGCCATGCGCGAGCAGGGCGCCGAGCGCAACGAGCTCCTGGACAAGCTGGCCGCCGACGACCGGATCCCGCTGGACCGGGCGCAGCTGGACGCGCTGATGGCCGACAAGCTGTCCTTCACCGGTGCCGCCGCCGACCAGGTCGCCGTCGTGGTCTCCCGTATCGAGGAGATCGCCAAGCAGTACCCGGAGGCCGCCGGCTACACCCCCGGGTCGATCCTCTGA
- the mug gene encoding G/U mismatch-specific DNA glycosylase codes for MTRTPRFSAEELQAARDRVVPDVAAGGLSVLLCGINPGLMTAATGHHFARPGNRFWPVLHLSGLTPRLLAPAEQDELLAYGLGITNVVARATARADELSAEEYREGGRILTEKVERLAPRWLAVVGVTAYRTAFGEKKAAIGPQERTIGTTRIWALPNPSGLNAHWTAQSMAEEFARLREAAGLPDRREG; via the coding sequence CTGACCCGAACCCCCCGGTTCTCCGCCGAGGAGCTCCAGGCCGCCCGCGACCGCGTCGTCCCCGACGTGGCCGCGGGCGGCCTTTCGGTCCTCCTGTGCGGGATCAACCCGGGGCTGATGACCGCCGCGACGGGCCACCACTTCGCCCGCCCGGGCAACCGCTTCTGGCCGGTGCTGCATCTGTCCGGTCTCACCCCACGCCTGCTGGCCCCCGCGGAGCAGGACGAACTCCTCGCGTACGGCCTCGGCATCACCAACGTGGTGGCGCGGGCGACCGCGCGGGCGGACGAGCTGAGCGCCGAGGAGTACCGGGAGGGCGGCCGGATCCTGACCGAGAAGGTGGAGCGGCTCGCGCCGCGCTGGCTGGCGGTCGTCGGGGTCACCGCGTACCGCACGGCCTTCGGCGAGAAGAAGGCGGCGATCGGTCCGCAGGAGCGGACGATCGGCACGACCCGGATCTGGGCGCTGCCCAATCCGAGCGGGCTGAACGCGCATTGGACCGCGCAGTCGATGGCGGAGGAGTTCGCCCGGCTGCGCGAGGCGGCCGGACTGCCGGACCGGCGCGAGGGCTGA
- a CDS encoding ROK family transcriptional regulator has protein sequence MGRLTGGDPSLLRRINSAVVLHALRGSDALTLTDLTRVTGLSRPTVEGVTEGLIEGGLVVEAAPEEGEARRQGRPARRFRFRAEAGHLLGVEIGPHRVAALISGLDGRIIGAGSREVAETAPEDERLDRVRTVVADVLRRTGVPRSNLRAVGVGTPGIVEADGTVRLGTALPGWTGLALGERLRRSFRCPVIVENDANAAAVAEHWKGAATDSDDIVFVLAGLSPGAGSLIGGRLHRGYGGAAGEIGALHLLGRGVTPEHLLSTTDEPLHPLDEQAVAEVFALARQGDARAGAAVERFIQRLVHDVAALVLALDPELVVIGGWAAGLDGVLQPLRDELARFCLRPPRVVLSLLGEAAVGTGALRLALDHVEEQLFAVDGTVSARR, from the coding sequence GTGGGGCGGCTGACCGGCGGGGATCCATCGCTGCTGCGGCGGATCAACTCCGCGGTGGTACTCCATGCGCTGCGGGGCTCCGACGCGCTCACACTCACGGACCTGACCCGGGTCACGGGCCTGTCCCGGCCGACGGTCGAGGGGGTGACCGAGGGACTCATCGAGGGCGGTCTCGTCGTCGAGGCGGCGCCCGAGGAGGGCGAGGCCCGGCGTCAGGGGCGGCCGGCCCGGAGGTTCCGCTTCCGGGCGGAGGCGGGGCACCTGCTCGGCGTCGAGATCGGCCCGCACCGGGTGGCGGCGCTGATCTCCGGTCTGGACGGGCGCATCATCGGCGCGGGTTCCCGCGAGGTGGCCGAGACGGCCCCCGAGGACGAGCGCCTGGACCGCGTGCGGACGGTGGTGGCCGACGTGCTGCGCAGGACCGGGGTGCCCCGGTCGAACCTGCGGGCGGTCGGCGTGGGCACGCCGGGGATCGTGGAGGCGGACGGCACGGTCCGCCTCGGCACCGCGCTGCCCGGCTGGACGGGCCTCGCGCTCGGCGAGCGGCTGCGGCGCTCCTTCCGCTGCCCGGTCATCGTGGAGAACGACGCCAACGCGGCGGCGGTCGCCGAGCACTGGAAGGGTGCCGCGACCGACTCCGACGACATCGTCTTCGTCCTCGCCGGACTGAGCCCCGGCGCCGGTTCGCTGATCGGCGGCCGGCTGCACCGCGGCTACGGCGGGGCCGCCGGCGAGATCGGGGCCCTACACCTGCTCGGCCGGGGCGTCACTCCCGAGCACCTGCTCTCGACCACGGACGAGCCGCTGCACCCGCTGGACGAGCAGGCGGTGGCCGAGGTGTTCGCGCTGGCCCGCCAGGGCGACGCGCGGGCCGGGGCGGCCGTGGAACGGTTCATCCAGCGGCTGGTGCACGACGTGGCGGCGCTGGTGCTCGCGCTGGACCCGGAGCTGGTGGTGATCGGCGGCTGGGCGGCCGGTCTGGACGGGGTGCTCCAGCCGCTCCGCGACGAGCTCGCGCGGTTCTGCCTGCGGCCGCCGCGGGTGGTCCTGTCGCTGCTGGGCGAGGCGGCGGTGGGCACGGGCGCGCTGCGGCTGGCGCTCGACCACGTCGAGGAGCAGTTGTTCGCGGTGGACGGCACGGTGTCGGCCCGCCGCTGA
- a CDS encoding GntR family transcriptional regulator, whose protein sequence is MGTTQLESVPEPKYWHLKTVIGEALDSDFAVGEILPNERELAARFGVARATLRQALEQLELEGRLQRRRGVGTTVAPPRVGVDVSTTQHAWPGVGEDTWQSVDSASGTAPAAVARLLEITPDEPVHVVRRLRVTEGQPVAAELLYVPSGSVPGLGAVDVPGGVDRARSVLSELQRLVLDGQDRSVELGSARADDARELDRLPGAPVLVVTTRYLSEGGTAAVSVATYRADTCKLTFGDSGDLVMAS, encoded by the coding sequence GTGGGGACCACGCAGCTGGAATCAGTGCCGGAGCCGAAGTACTGGCACCTCAAGACCGTGATCGGCGAAGCCCTCGACTCGGACTTCGCGGTCGGCGAGATCCTGCCCAACGAGCGTGAACTGGCCGCCCGTTTCGGCGTCGCGCGCGCCACGCTCCGGCAGGCCCTGGAGCAGCTGGAGCTGGAGGGCCGCCTGCAGCGCCGCCGCGGCGTCGGCACCACCGTCGCCCCGCCCCGGGTCGGCGTGGACGTCTCCACCACCCAGCACGCCTGGCCCGGCGTCGGCGAGGACACCTGGCAGTCCGTGGACTCCGCCTCCGGCACGGCGCCCGCCGCCGTCGCGCGCCTCCTGGAGATCACCCCCGACGAGCCCGTGCACGTGGTGCGCCGCCTGCGCGTCACCGAGGGCCAGCCGGTCGCCGCCGAACTGCTCTACGTGCCCTCCGGATCCGTCCCCGGCCTCGGTGCCGTCGACGTCCCCGGCGGGGTCGACCGCGCCCGCTCCGTGCTGAGCGAGCTCCAGCGCCTCGTCCTCGACGGGCAGGACCGCTCCGTCGAGCTCGGCTCGGCGCGCGCCGACGACGCCCGCGAATTGGACCGCCTGCCGGGCGCTCCCGTCCTCGTGGTCACCACCCGCTACCTCTCCGAGGGCGGCACCGCGGCCGTGTCGGTCGCCACGTACCGGGCCGACACCTGCAAGCTCACCTTCGGCGACTCCGGAGACCTGGTCATGGCCTCCTGA
- the sigJ gene encoding RNA polymerase sigma factor SigJ, translated as MPTDTLTDPTDLFEEHRAMLTGVAYRMLGRAADAEDVVQEAWLRWVADDRSEVREPRAFLVRITTRLAIDRLRQVQSRRESYVGPWLPEPIVTDFGPSVPDTAERALLSDSVSLALLVVLESLSPLERAVFVLREAFGFPFAEIATALDRSEAAVRQLAGRARRHVDEGRPRYDVDPAQRRDLTERFLAAAASGDLEGLLALLAPDVRLVGDSGGKSKAPLRIMETADKIGRFLVAISQGAGDAFGIRFAEVNGGPALVALVDGKVDSVFQIDIRDGRIACVYILRNPDKLRGLTFG; from the coding sequence GTGCCGACCGACACCCTGACCGACCCCACCGACCTGTTCGAAGAGCACCGCGCGATGCTCACCGGCGTCGCCTACCGGATGCTCGGCCGCGCCGCCGACGCCGAGGACGTGGTGCAGGAGGCCTGGCTGCGCTGGGTCGCCGACGACCGCTCCGAGGTCCGCGAGCCCCGCGCCTTCCTCGTCCGCATCACCACCCGGCTCGCCATCGACCGGCTCCGCCAGGTCCAGTCCCGCCGCGAGTCCTACGTCGGCCCCTGGCTGCCCGAGCCGATCGTCACCGACTTCGGGCCGTCCGTGCCCGACACCGCCGAGCGCGCACTGCTCTCCGACTCCGTCTCCCTCGCGCTCCTGGTCGTCCTGGAGTCGCTCTCCCCGCTCGAACGCGCCGTCTTCGTCCTGCGAGAGGCCTTCGGCTTCCCCTTCGCGGAGATCGCCACCGCCCTCGACCGCAGTGAGGCCGCCGTCCGCCAGCTCGCCGGACGCGCCCGCCGGCACGTCGACGAGGGCCGGCCGCGCTACGACGTGGACCCGGCCCAACGGCGCGACCTCACCGAGCGGTTCCTCGCCGCCGCCGCGAGTGGCGACCTCGAAGGGCTGCTCGCCCTCCTCGCCCCCGACGTCAGGCTCGTCGGGGACAGCGGCGGCAAGTCCAAGGCCCCGCTGCGGATCATGGAGACCGCCGACAAGATCGGGCGATTCCTGGTCGCGATCTCCCAAGGCGCGGGGGACGCGTTCGGGATCCGCTTCGCCGAGGTCAACGGCGGCCCGGCGCTGGTCGCCCTGGTCGACGGCAAGGTCGACTCCGTCTTCCAGATCGACATCCGCGACGGACGCATCGCCTGCGTCTACATCCTGCGCAACCCCGACAAACTGCGCGGCCTCACCTTCGGCTGA
- a CDS encoding alpha/beta fold hydrolase codes for MSAQISFPVESPGGPHTVTVAYERRGRGEPLLLLHGIGHHWQAWEPVLDVLATERDVIAVDLPGFGASPALPEGFGYDLSTVVPVLGAFCAALGVERPHVAGNSLGGLLALELGREKLVRSVTALSPAGFWSEAERRYAFTTLRAMRGAALAMPVPLIERLSRSAGGRTVLTSTIYARPGRRSPEAAVAETLALRAATGFHQTLATGGGVLFTDDVPAVPVTVAWGSRDRLLLRRQGVRAKRVIPGARLVRLPGCGHVPMNDDPALVSRVILDGSRTGA; via the coding sequence ATGTCCGCACAGATCTCTTTCCCGGTGGAGTCCCCCGGCGGGCCGCACACGGTGACCGTCGCGTACGAGCGCAGGGGCCGGGGCGAGCCGCTGCTGCTCCTCCACGGGATCGGCCACCACTGGCAGGCCTGGGAGCCGGTGCTCGACGTCCTCGCGACCGAGCGGGACGTCATCGCGGTCGACCTGCCCGGCTTCGGCGCCTCCCCCGCCCTGCCCGAGGGGTTCGGGTACGACTTGAGCACCGTGGTGCCGGTGCTCGGCGCCTTCTGCGCCGCGCTCGGCGTCGAGCGCCCGCACGTGGCGGGCAACTCCCTCGGCGGGCTGCTCGCCCTGGAGCTCGGCCGCGAGAAGCTGGTGCGCTCGGTGACGGCCCTCTCCCCCGCCGGGTTCTGGTCGGAGGCCGAACGGCGCTACGCGTTCACGACCCTGCGCGCCATGCGGGGCGCCGCGCTCGCGATGCCCGTCCCGCTGATCGAGCGCCTCTCCCGCAGCGCGGGCGGGCGCACCGTCCTCACCAGCACCATCTACGCGCGCCCCGGACGCCGTTCACCCGAGGCGGCCGTCGCCGAGACGCTCGCCCTGCGGGCGGCGACCGGCTTCCACCAGACCCTGGCGACCGGCGGGGGCGTCCTCTTCACCGACGACGTCCCCGCCGTGCCCGTCACCGTGGCCTGGGGCTCCCGCGACCGGCTCCTCCTGCGCCGCCAGGGCGTGCGGGCCAAGCGGGTCATCCCCGGCGCGCGCCTGGTCCGGCTGCCGGGCTGCGGCCACGTCCCCATGAACGACGACCCGGCCCTGGTCTCCCGGGTGATCCTCGACGGCAGCCGCACCGGCGCCTGA